A DNA window from Ralstonia solanacearum K60 contains the following coding sequences:
- a CDS encoding PAS domain-containing protein codes for MDDALVQLSGQLASVVWPALLPFVTACGTGCLLLRLLDDLHRQPAGPARAPLLLTALAAAIGLWTTSLQPLVAYWPSHAALSSAHGMVLTLAAFGWNLAVTALWCMLGGRPGIGIVRTLLIGLLLAACGPLTQLIQAGAQTVEAVALQDAGVLVAVVVLSATACAVLLQVALLPAAEVGRRPAMSLFVCLLLGIGLTLGAVFGGPVLGTPPAAAVTEAPAGVRLALMAGPVVAVWAVLLLGFRDRAAGDRSAAVIAREIRRRKETMQALNDLEQSYRQREAELSARHQLLLDGAHVGLWEFDLITRGAHFSERFATMLGYTLKEIGPSTSEYLRLVHPDDLPLVLNRIQVHVDGDAPSYAAEFRMRHKEGGYRRIQASGTALRDAGGRATRMAGSHTDVTQQASAVASTPQPYNAPAQAEPDVSFRRQGLWESWSPLDNTPGAAKAEPGMPAQAPIPAPAPASTSAAASDGLLPTINPSALH; via the coding sequence GTGGATGACGCGCTTGTCCAGTTGAGCGGACAGCTCGCGAGCGTGGTGTGGCCCGCGCTGCTGCCGTTCGTGACGGCATGCGGCACGGGCTGCCTGCTGCTGCGCTTGCTCGACGACCTGCACCGCCAGCCGGCCGGGCCCGCGCGCGCGCCGTTGCTGCTGACGGCGCTGGCCGCCGCGATCGGCCTCTGGACCACCTCGCTGCAGCCGCTGGTGGCGTATTGGCCCTCGCATGCGGCGTTGTCCAGCGCGCACGGGATGGTGCTCACACTTGCGGCGTTCGGCTGGAACCTTGCGGTCACCGCGCTGTGGTGCATGCTGGGCGGACGCCCGGGCATCGGAATCGTGCGCACCCTATTGATTGGGCTGCTGCTGGCGGCCTGCGGTCCGTTGACGCAACTGATCCAGGCGGGCGCGCAGACCGTGGAGGCGGTCGCGCTGCAGGATGCGGGTGTGCTTGTCGCCGTGGTCGTCCTGTCGGCGACGGCCTGTGCGGTCCTGCTGCAGGTTGCGCTGTTGCCGGCGGCGGAAGTGGGGCGGCGTCCGGCCATGAGCCTCTTCGTCTGCCTGCTGCTGGGCATCGGGCTGACGCTGGGCGCGGTGTTTGGCGGGCCGGTTCTCGGCACCCCGCCGGCCGCGGCCGTCACCGAAGCGCCGGCGGGGGTACGGCTGGCGCTGATGGCCGGTCCCGTTGTCGCCGTATGGGCGGTGCTCCTGCTGGGTTTCCGCGACCGTGCGGCCGGCGATCGGTCGGCGGCGGTGATCGCGCGCGAGATCCGTCGCCGCAAGGAAACCATGCAGGCGCTGAACGACCTGGAGCAGAGCTACCGGCAGCGCGAAGCTGAGCTTAGCGCGCGGCACCAGCTGCTGCTGGACGGCGCCCACGTCGGATTGTGGGAGTTCGACCTCATCACGCGCGGCGCGCATTTCTCCGAGCGGTTTGCGACCATGCTCGGCTATACGCTCAAGGAAATCGGTCCGAGCACCAGCGAATACCTGCGGCTGGTCCATCCGGACGACTTGCCGCTGGTGCTCAACCGCATCCAGGTCCACGTCGATGGCGACGCGCCGTCGTACGCGGCCGAGTTCCGCATGCGCCACAAAGAAGGCGGCTATCGGCGCATCCAGGCGAGCGGCACCGCACTGCGCGATGCCGGCGGCCGGGCCACGCGCATGGCCGGCTCGCATACCGACGTCACGCAGCAGGCGTCCGCCGTGGCGTCGACGCCGCAGCCGTACAACGCCCCTGCCCAGGCCGAGCCGGACGTCTCGTTCCGGCGCCAGGGCTTGTGGGAGTCCTGGTCGCCGCTCGACAACACGCCGGGCGCGGCAAAGGCCGAACCCGGCATGCCTGCCCAGGCACCTATACCTGCTCCCGCCCCCGCTTCCACCTCCGCGGCTGCCAGCGACGGCTTGCTGCCGACCATCAATCCTTCCGCATTGCACTGA
- a CDS encoding methyl-accepting chemotaxis protein — MNRLTLRQKLWLPLVLGWLGLLAITLWSAWSARTLRMEERQRDLQNVSATAFSVIKEYGQQAQEGRMTVEEAKAQSIARLKGMRYGTDGYFSLSTTDAVSVMHPIKPEMVGKNMSAVTDPAGHHLFADIARTAKAGGGFVRYLWPKPGSSVPEPKLTYVAYYQPWDWSMTTGLYIDDVDAAFRASLLQSLGLLLGVGALMTLVVATVARGLQRQLGGEPAYAAGIAARIAAGDLAMRVETRPGDRDSVLFAMAQMQRELTGTIGNIKTSADSIASATQQIAAGNADLSQRTEQQASSLEETASSMEELTSIVKQNADNARQASTLAVNASDIAAKGGAVVGKVVETMAGINDSSKKIADIIGVIEGIAFQTNILALNAAVEAARAGEQGRGFAVVAGEVRSLAQRSAGAAKEIKALIGDSVGRVRNGSALVEEAGAVIEEVVVAVKRVTDIMGEISAASAEQSSGIEQVNQAVNQMDEATQQNAALVEQAAAAALSLEEQAQLLRTAVGRFQV, encoded by the coding sequence ATGAACCGACTCACGCTTCGGCAGAAGCTGTGGCTTCCGCTCGTCCTGGGCTGGCTGGGGTTGCTGGCCATCACGCTGTGGAGTGCCTGGAGCGCACGCACGCTGCGTATGGAAGAGCGGCAGCGCGACTTGCAGAATGTGAGTGCCACGGCATTCAGCGTCATCAAGGAATACGGCCAGCAGGCGCAGGAAGGCCGGATGACGGTGGAAGAGGCCAAGGCCCAATCGATCGCCCGCTTGAAAGGCATGCGCTACGGCACCGACGGTTATTTCTCGCTGTCGACCACGGACGCGGTCTCGGTCATGCATCCGATCAAGCCGGAAATGGTGGGCAAGAACATGTCCGCTGTCACCGATCCGGCCGGCCATCATCTGTTCGCGGACATCGCGCGCACAGCCAAGGCCGGCGGCGGATTCGTGCGCTATCTGTGGCCCAAGCCCGGCAGCAGCGTGCCGGAGCCCAAGCTGACCTATGTCGCCTATTACCAGCCTTGGGACTGGTCCATGACGACCGGTCTGTATATCGATGACGTCGATGCGGCGTTCCGCGCCTCGCTGCTGCAGTCGCTGGGGCTGCTGCTGGGCGTCGGCGCGCTGATGACGCTGGTGGTGGCGACGGTCGCACGCGGTCTGCAACGCCAGTTGGGCGGCGAGCCGGCCTACGCCGCCGGCATCGCGGCGCGCATCGCCGCCGGCGATCTGGCCATGCGCGTAGAGACTCGGCCCGGGGATCGCGACAGCGTCCTCTTCGCCATGGCGCAGATGCAGCGCGAACTGACCGGCACCATCGGCAACATCAAGACCTCTGCCGACTCGATCGCCAGCGCCACCCAGCAGATCGCCGCCGGCAATGCCGACCTGTCGCAGCGCACCGAGCAGCAGGCTTCGTCGCTGGAGGAGACCGCCTCCAGCATGGAGGAACTGACCTCGATCGTGAAGCAGAACGCGGACAACGCCCGCCAGGCGAGCACGCTGGCGGTCAACGCGTCCGACATCGCGGCCAAGGGTGGCGCCGTGGTCGGCAAGGTGGTCGAGACCATGGCCGGCATCAACGACAGCAGCAAGAAGATCGCCGACATCATCGGCGTGATCGAGGGCATCGCTTTTCAGACCAATATCCTGGCGCTGAACGCGGCGGTGGAAGCCGCCCGCGCCGGCGAGCAGGGGCGCGGCTTCGCGGTCGTCGCGGGCGAAGTGCGCAGCCTGGCGCAGCGTTCGGCGGGTGCCGCCAAGGAGATCAAGGCGCTGATCGGCGATTCGGTCGGCCGTGTCCGGAACGGTTCCGCATTGGTGGAGGAGGCCGGGGCTGTGATCGAGGAAGTCGTCGTGGCGGTCAAGCGCGTGACCGACATCATGGGCGAGATCAGCGCGGCATCGGCCGAGCAGAGCTCGGGCATCGAGCAGGTCAACCAGGCGGTGAACCAGATGGATGAGGCGACGCAGCAGAATGCAGCCCTGGTGGAGCAGGCTGCGGCGGCCGCACTGTCGCTGGAGGAGCAGGCGCAGTTACTGCGGACGGCGGTAGGCCGCTTCCAGGTTTAA